The Apium graveolens cultivar Ventura chromosome 6, ASM990537v1, whole genome shotgun sequence genome contains a region encoding:
- the LOC141668508 gene encoding uncharacterized protein LOC141668508 isoform X2, with the protein MKKKRSDASAPPDSEVFVETRERVDGREYKTGSEVIKNKIQKIKEKISTTEDPSGELLSHGKKHGPYWLQGRCAKATKGCGSSTNTYVQELAGKIKENLATEIEASVSKKVQEVVEKKVQEKMSMVLKKLAYTNPGITINLEEFYPTSDHDENFTPLSGGSTF; encoded by the exons ATG AAAAAGAAGAGATCTGATGCCTCTGCACCACCAGATTCAGAGGTTTTTGTGGAGACTCGTGAGCGTGTTGATGGCCGCGAGTATAAGACCGGCTCTGAAGTTATAAAAAACAAGATA CAAAAGATCAAAGAAAAAATCAGCACAACTGAAGATCCAAGTGGGGAACTATTGTCACATGGAAAAAAACATGGACCATATTGGCTTCAAGGCAGATGTGCTAAAGCTACAAAAGGTTGTGGTAGTTCGACCAACACATATGTGCAAGAACTGGCGGGTAAGATAAAGGAAAATCTAGCCACTGAAATTGAGGCGTCTGTGAGCAAGAAAGTTCAAGAGGTAGTGGAAAAGAAGGTCCAGGAGAAGATGTCTATGGTGCTTAAGAAATTAGCTTACACGAATCCGGGCATCACAATTAATCTCGAAGAATTCTATCCGACAAGTGATCATGATGAGAACTTTACACCCCTCTCGGGTGGCAGTACCTTTTAA
- the LOC141668508 gene encoding uncharacterized protein LOC141668508 isoform X1 encodes MMKKANQCDKPEKRNTKMLPQVGNRKSPWLNKMQETTDHSVLEMPASVKRKLDLEGPEEGKIMGENEPEAASKDGGSGTQVKRGKAEKTKALIGRGPTTRSRFNSGTSKKQAAEDLTSENDQQVLNEKPGEPPIQLSAPVEAKGSMEAFGLCESAKKKLLFGRLLPLQLQLHRLLQKMSYLRKTFCLILRKRRNQILSLEE; translated from the exons ATGATGAAGAAGGCAAACCAATGTGATAAGCCTGAGAAGAGGAACACAAAGATGTTGCCCCAAGTTGGTAATCGGAAGTCTCCATGGTTGAATAAAATGCAAGAAACAACTGATCACAGCGTTCTTGAAATGCCTGCAAGTGTGAAGCGGAAGTTGGACTTAGAGGGTCCTGAAGAAGGTAAAATTATGGGAGAGAATGAACCTGAG GCTGCTAGTAAGGATGGTGGATCGGGAACTCAAGTGAAG AGGGGAAAAGCTGAGAAGACAAAGGCGCTTATTGGACGTGGCCCAACAACACGTTCAAGATTCAATTCTGGTACATCAAAGAAGCAAGCAGCAGAGGATTTAACTAGTGAGAATGACCAACAGGTATTGAATGAAAAACCTGGAGAACCTCCCATTCAGCTATCGGCACCTGTAGAAGCAAAAGGTTCAATGGAGGCTTTTGGGCTATGCGAAAGCGCCAAAAAGAAGCTGCTGTTTGGAAGGCTTCTACCACTACAACTGCAACTACACAGGCTTCTACAGAAAATGTCATACCTGAGGAAAACATTTTGCCTGATATTGAGGAAGAGGAGGAACCAG ATCCTGTCCCTAGAAGAATGA